The window AGGGTTGGTTGTATATAGTTTTCTGGTGTGAAGTTGTTTCTCAACTTTTGGTTTTCGTGCAGTAAGTAATCAATCATCAATTCGTTTATAGTAAATAGTGGTGGACTTGATACATAAATTCAAAACGGAAATAACTGTGTAAGACTCAAGGTTTGACAGAAACACAGCGGAGTACAGAAGACAACGTAATAGATCAACCAATGAGAGAGAAGCCCTGTCCAATCAAAGAAGTGGCAAGAATCTCATTGGCAGCTTCAGAAGGATGAACACTGTCCCAGAACACATACTGAGTAGCATTGGTGCATGTCCCGTATGATTTCGGATTGCACAAGAGCGAAGTTGTCTCGACTGTTCCTGTTCCACAACATCCTTTTGTTGCTTCCGTGAATCCTGTTCAAATAATGAAGATAAATGTGTGTCATGGATCATCTAAAGCAAatgttataaaattatgtaTCATTTTTGTGACGTACCAGATTTAGCAGGGGACTGAACAAGATCATAGAGTGGGGTGAAGATGTCAAAGACAACAATCTTTAGACCAGAGTATTGCTTCTGAAGCTTTGAAGCAGCTGCGTTAAGCTTCTTGTTGAATTGCTGAGCATCTGTGTTAAGTCTTGAAACACAACCTTTTTCATGGTATCCGAAAAGGGTTCTTGCAGCTGGAAGACATCCCGTTGGAGGGAGAGATGTCACACCGATCTTCCTTGCCCCAACCGCATACACTTGCTGCATCCACAAAGATTCACAATCCGTTTTGATCAGGAGTGTAGAAGGagaatgaaaacaaataaaaaaaggagAGTAAAATGTTACCTTGATAAATGTAGAGAAGTTATCAATAAGCATAGATCCGTACTGATCAGCAGTGTAGAATTTGTTAACAAGAGGATTCACATAATAATTTTGAACAAAGTCACTGCTTCCTGCACTCAAGAGATAGATTGATCCCTTTATGATCGTATCAGCTTGTTTGCTTCCTGCAACTTTTATGAGCTTGCTCTTGTACTCCTTGTAATACTCAACTTGCTGATACAACGGAATCGCGTGCTgccagccaaaaaaaaaaaaggaacacaAAATCAGAAGAGAGAATACAAACAAAGAAGAAATGTATCAGATGAGGAAGAACAGTCACTGACATTGAGAAGAGCAGCTTTGTCATCGTAACCTGAAGCTGCAGAAGCGAAATTAGCACCAATGAGAAGGTTCTTGCCTGAAGCTTCGGGACTTAGATAAGCTGGTGGGTATTTAGTGAACCCTAGTGTCTCAGCTGTAACACAGAAACACAAAGAACTTCAGTTTGAAGCAACTTCAAAAGATAACTTGAGCTACAAGTAACAACTTTTTTTACCAGTAATATCAGTGGCTAATTTGCCGTTGCAGAAACGGCCGGTGGGTTTGTGGCCAGCAAAATCACGGCCATAAGGAGGGTAATCAGCTCTGAAAAGGGTTGGAAGATAGTTGTTGTTTCCGACATCAACTACAGAGTCACCAAATATTATCATTCCAGGAAAAAGACTCGTTGGAGCATCTTGAGCAAATGAAATTTGCAAAACAGAGTAGGTTGAGACCAAGAGGAGAAGCAAACACGACGTCATGCGGTGATCCATGTTCTTGCGTTGGTATGTGTGAGAATGGTTCAgtttgatacatatatatacatagagtAAGAAGAAGGTTACACAAAGACAAAGAGGTTAGGGAGTTTAATGTACTTCAATGTTGTGTCAACTCtctgtatctctctctctctctctcttattcaATGTTTCTCCAACCATTTTTGATTTGTGGAAACAATTGAACGAGCCTGTTCTTCCTTTTGATTGTTTTATACGtagttttattaaattgatttaccttttaAGTGAAACAAAGGTGCACATGGATGCCATAAATATGAGCTGGTGTgtgtttaaactttaaagtgAGGAAGATGGAGGTTGTGGTAGTGAGTGAGATATAGCTAGGGCTAATAAATGAGAGTGGTTCGACGTCGCTTTAGACATTAAAATAGTTAACTAATCAATAAATATCAAGAAGAACATCTGGTTATGTAAAAGATCTACCCAACACTAGGCTCTtctgtatttatttttcatttttccagGCAGAGAAACTTATTGCTCTCTGCTTCTAAAAGTCAGCGTTACTGTGTATCTAGTGTCTACTATACGCTGAAGAACTTGAGATATTTCTCTGCAGTTTAACAAATGTTGGACCAttttaagagcatctccaaaaagaaactctattttgaagtttccaaaactctatatttgaagtttaaaagtGTTCTTCTctaaaagcaaaacttcaaactcaacttcaaaactatttgtattttataaaatggtccttatatttgtcataactaatttcAATTCacaaaacttttgtaaataactagcacatatataaacatattacaacaatattaaggGGGAATTTTACTTATACACTTTTtatgataccacttttcaactttaccatCAATCGAAAggcattttcaaaaataccacattcattaaTGTGTAAAAGACAATATTGCCCTTAACTTATCTTCAactcatttctctctctctcgtgaaTCTCCGTTCGTCGTCTATCGTCTCTGTTCAGATCCGCTGTTTTCCGTTCAGATCCGCCGTCTCCGTTCAGATTCGCCGTCTCTGTCCTCCAGATCCGCCGTCTCTGTCCTGAACCGACGTCTTCGTCCAGATTCGTCGTCTTCGTCCAGATCCACGAAGCAATCGAGATCGagactcaaaacttcaaatgttGAATCCTCAGCAAGAATCACAACCTGTAAGTATTTTTTCggattttgttgttttgatcTAAGAGAAAGAGTTATCTATTAATAGTCTGATCTAAGAGAAAGATTTCTAATAGTGAACATtgagtttttgaaaatttataactCTTTATAAATCGAAGTTATTTAGTAATGTAATTGACATGTTCAGTTCCCGACACTCATAAAAGAAGCATATGTTCAAGCTTATATGAGATCCACAACTCTGCCATCACACATTTTCTTTGATCTACAATGTTAATCATCAAATTCATCAttgtctcttgtttttttttctaaagtctTATTGAGCAACCATTGACATTTTTAGTTTCTTCTTGTGTCTGAGATTGCAGAGTCTGTTTCTTTTAGCAGCGATAAAAAGTATGATATAACGCAAGTGAAGGCTCCACCTCAGCTGCAGAAAAAGATGTGTTAAGTAACTCAATCAACTAAAAGACAATTTAGAAAGGCTTATAAGACAGTTTATAaagtttgttaaataatttataaggtttataaATTCTGCACAATTTTGAAGTTAACTACGAGGTATTGTGATACTTCAACAGAGCTACCAGACAAGCCAAAACTGATCATCCAACGTTCAAATATGAATTAtgttgaaaatgattttttgtattttaggtaAGGAGGAATTTAGTGAAATTGAGAATTCACACCTTGCGGAAGTGTTGTAGAACTAGCTAGAAAGAATAACATTCAATTTTCAGGAAAACCTTATGCAAATAAGATTATTGATGAATGGGGGTAGATCTATGGTTCACTTTCTCATATCAACCAATGGGGTTAGATCTATGATTATTGAtgaatgtaaataatttataaaagctTATAAAAAACGTTATGAAAGCATACATTCAATTTATAAGGGTATTATATGAGTTccataggtttataaatcaactaaaagagtctataacaatttagaaagccttataaaacaatttataatggtttgtataataatttataagggtttataagggtacgtaaataatgtatatgggtttataaaaataatttattaagtttatacaccattataaatattataaaatgatttatatgggaatttaaaatttctgaagcggtggagtcttgattgctgtccacatgtacctcagaatctgccatgtatcatcatctctttacaaagccttataaggatatgtaaaattatttgtaggagtttataaactattaataaatgcatataaaacaagttataaaatctataaaccatttataaatgtttataagaaagttatgaaagtttataaacaatatataaggggcatgtatactattaataagagtttataaaaactgtatgaaagattatattcaatttataagaggtattataagagttgtataggtttataaatcaactaaaagagtctaaaaccatttagaaagccttataaaacaatttataatggtttgtataataatttataagggtttataagggtatgtaaataatgtatacgggtttataaaaataatttattaagtttatacaccattataaaatattataaaatgatttataagggaatttaaaatttttgaagcggtggagtcttgattgctgtccacatgtacctcagaatctgccacgtatcatcatctccttacaaatccttataaggatatgtaaaattatttgtaagagtttataaactattaataaatgcatataaaacaagttataaaatctataaaccatttataaatgtttataagaaagtatgaaagtttataaacaatttataaggggcatgtatactattaataagagtttataaaaactgtatgaaagattatattcaatttataagaggtattataagagttgtataggtttataaatcaactaaaagagtctaaaaccatttagaaagccttataaaacaatttataatggtttgtataataatttataagggtttataagggtatgtaaataatgtatacgggtttataaaaataatttattaagtttatacaccattataaaatattataaaatgatttataagggaatttaaaatttctgaagcggtggagtcttgattgctgtccacatgtacctcagaatctgccacgtatcatcatctccttacaaatccttataaggatatgtaaaattatttgtaagagtttataaaccattaataaatgcatataaaacaagttataaaatctataaaccatttataaatgtttataagaaagttatgaaagtttataaataatttataaggggtatgtatactattagtaagagtttataaaaactttatgaaagattatattcaatttataaggggtattataagagttgtataggtttataaatcaactaaaagagtctataaccgtttagaaagccttataaaataatttataatggtttgtataataatgtatacgggtttataaaaataatttataaagtttatacaccattataaaggattataataaaacaatttataaggatatgtaaaatttctgaagcggtggagcCGTGCTTGCTGTCCACATGTGCCTTAGAATCTGTcacgtatcatcatctctttacaaagccttataagggtatgtaaaattatttgtaagagtatataaaccattaataaagacatataaaaaaagttataagatctataaatcatttataaatgtttataagaaagttatgaaagtttataaataatttataagaggtatgtatactattaataagggtttataaaaactttatgaaagccttaaaacaat is drawn from Brassica rapa cultivar Chiifu-401-42 chromosome A05, CAAS_Brap_v3.01, whole genome shotgun sequence and contains these coding sequences:
- the LOC103869827 gene encoding GDSL esterase/lipase APG — encoded protein: MDHRMTSCLLLLLVSTYSVLQISFAQDAPTSLFPGMIIFGDSVVDVGNNNYLPTLFRADYPPYGRDFAGHKPTGRFCNGKLATDITAETLGFTKYPPAYLSPEASGKNLLIGANFASAASGYDDKAALLNHAIPLYQQVEYYKEYKSKLIKVAGSKQADTIIKGSIYLLSAGSSDFVQNYYVNPLVNKFYTADQYGSMLIDNFSTFIKQVYAVGARKIGVTSLPPTGCLPAARTLFGYHEKGCVSRLNTDAQQFNKKLNAAASKLQKQYSGLKIVVFDIFTPLYDLVQSPAKSGFTEATKGCCGTGTVETTSLLCNPKSYGTCTNATQYVFWDSVHPSEAANEILATSLIGQGFSLIG